From one Mytilus galloprovincialis chromosome 13, xbMytGall1.hap1.1, whole genome shotgun sequence genomic stretch:
- the LOC143056118 gene encoding acetylcholine receptor subunit alpha-type unc-38-like, with amino-acid sequence MYIDAPVSFIFLLGILSSGNSQTLSDMKQLYSDIFVNHQKSLIPNSDFSSPLEIQLQFHLMTITQFREVEETLQIAGGVSAFWKDGEFSWTPSSYGNAEYVIVPQTTVWTPKLVLLNSVGTLKPMGLGNELSVTIDYNGSMAVSFGEVLSSKCSTNIYKFPFDSQTCELEFAAWGVYARDILLKGVSNPIDLSFFTPNSDWELVSNILTTHPSTGYSIFEIELTLKRSPLYYTVIVICPFILFSILNPLVFLLPVEAGERIGLALTVLLSYTIFLSMVQTSIPAASNPMSLLLIIMVATILLSGIIAVVTIYISSLYYNEESAKMNFLLKFIGQKWHRGNTITQVMPLCNDAEKDNVNCKTEIFITWKDVCNGLDNIMMVIAYSATVILICAYFITISL; translated from the coding sequence ATGTATATCGATGCACCAGttagttttatatttttgcttGGTATATTATCATCTGGGAATAGTCAGACTCTATCAGATATGAAACAGCTTTACAGTGATATTTTTGTGAACCACCAAAAATCGTTAATTCCTAATTCGGATTTCTCTTCTCCGTTAGAAATACAATTGCAATTTCATTTGATGACAATCACCCAATTTCGAGAAGTAGAAGAGACTTTACAGATAGCGGGAGGAGTGTCAGCGTTCTGGAAGGATGGTGAATTTTCATGGACTCCTTCTTCATATGGTAACGCTGAATATGTAATAGTTCCACAAACAACCGTTTGGACACCAAAATTAGTACTTTTAAATTCTGTTGGTACATTAAAACCTATGGGATTAGGCAATGAACTGTCTGTGACTATCGATTACAATGGCTCTATGGCTGTATCTTTTGGTGAGGTATTATCTTCAAAGTGTagtacaaatatatacaaatttccaTTCGATTCACAAACATGTGAACTAGAGTTTGCTGCCTGGGGTGTTTATGCGAGGGACATACTTTTGAAAGGAGTTTCAAACCCAATTGATTTATCCTTTTTCACACCAAATTCAGACTGGGAATTAGTATCGAATATTTTGACAACACATCCTTCAACAGGATATTCTATTTTTGAGATTGAACTAACACTGAAACGCTCACCGTTATATTACACAGTTATAGTGATTTGTCCGTtcattttatttagtattttaaATCCATTGGTATTTTTACTTCCGGTTGAGGCTGGAGAACGTATAGGACTGGCATTGACAGTACTACTATCGTATACTATTTTTCTATCCATGGTGCAAACTTCTATACCCGCAGCGTCAAATCCGATGAGTCTTTTACTAATCATAATGGTAGCGACTATATTGTTGAGTGGAATAATTGCTGTTGTTACAATTTACATATCATCTCTTTATTACAATGAGGAATCGGCAAAAATGaactttttattgaaatttattggGCAAAAGTGGCATAGGGGTAACACCATTACCCAAGTTATGCCGCTGTGCAACGATGCCGAGAAAGACAATGTGAATTGCAAAACTGAGATATTTATAACGTGGAAGGATGTGTGTAACGGACTTGATAATATTATGATGGTTATAGCTTATTCTGCCACAGTGATTCTTATTTGTGCATATTTTATAACTATATCtttataa